The following is a genomic window from Corvus hawaiiensis isolate bCorHaw1 chromosome 5, bCorHaw1.pri.cur, whole genome shotgun sequence.
AGCCCATTCTCATGAAGTCCCTGCAAGACTTGCTTACATTCTCTAAGTGCCTTGGCAGACTCACTTCTGAGGTGCAAAGCACATACAATACTGAACATTgctggaaacagaaaatatgtaCTAACACCCAGACACTTACTGatacttgttttaaaaatatgtatctatgcttacaaaaaaaaaaaaaaaaaaaagccataacTTGCTGAAATCAATGATCTCCAGCTTTTAATACAGAtatttgtcttatttttttagAGATGAATATAGAATTTTTCAAAACTAGATTATTTCTTACAAAGAAAAGCGAAGTTCTTGTCGCTAAAGCGAAACAGCAAAGGTGGTGTCAAAATTACACAGACCTTGTGCTTAGCAAGCAGTTCCATGTCTGCTGCCGTGGGACTTTGCAtagttgcttttattttcttagcagGAAAGCATTTGGTTGGGTCAGCCAGCTTGTTAAGTTCCCCTAGCAGTTGCCAAATGAACAGTTAGTTTGCACAAATACAGTTAGGGAAAATATTCCCTATAAAAAATTGCACTGGGATAGTAGtaaaaataataaggaaaaCCTGGCTTGAAAAATAACTAGTGGAAAGGTGTTTTTTAAGTGAGGAATGCAAAGCCTGGCTCTGAGGACGAGCTCTGGTGGCCAGTGTTTGCTGTTTGAGGAAACGTGTCTTGGAGGGAAGATAATTTCATGGGCTGCTTTGGAGTTCCATTGTTACCGTGGTGTTCTCCCCTGTTTAAAATCACTGTCCACTGCCAGGGAACTCCAGCTgttgggaaaagcagcaggaacaggtgAAGCCAAGGTGAGCACATGACAGAGAGAGAAGATGAGCTGCTGTTTTGTGCGCCTTGGCTCGGCCAAAAATGCTGAGTAAAGTTGGAAATGGTGGGCAGGAGCCTGCAAAGGAGGTGAGTGGCCATTGACACAGCCAGCAGGTAACAGCTGAGCACAGAAATGACTCgcttgggagctgctgggtttgggtgaGGCATCCTGATCTTCTGGCTTTTCCTGTGCCCCCGTCCACCCAACAGTGCAAAAGCGACCAATCTCCCAAATTCCAACTGCACGGTTTAGACACAGAGCgagcaaggcaggagctccgAGGTGCTGAACAGGTGATGTCTCCCGTTAAATTTCAAGGTGACTGCTTGGTTTAGTGTCATGTACCAGCAAGAAGCAAAAAGTATCAATGTGTAGAAGTGAGGATTTGCTTGGAGATAGGAGTGCAGTGGTTTGCGTTCCTGGCACACTTCTGCCCTAGGAGGGCTTAGTTCTTGTTGttgcagtttttttctttttaacagccaattctggaaatccagaggcaTCTGCTGCAGTTCAGCCAGTCAGAATTGGAATGTACTGAGCATAAAAATGAGTCCTAGGTGGAtagtgcattttttttattcaatatCTGGCAGTAGGAAGTCTTTGACCGAATAGTTTCTAGGCACGTAATAAAAGCTTGGAGATCATGATTTGCCTGACAGCTGTATGAACACATTGTTTAATTACACAACACTTGAAACTAACATCGAGGAGGTGTTTGCAGTGGTGGGGATTTAGGATCCCCgtgctgtttctttttgcaGCTTTTCATTGTTTTGCTTCTGAAAGCTGTGGGACCAGAAGTTGATGCGTGTTTACACTCTCGGAGTAAGGGCACATGGAAATGCCACTCAATGGAATCTGGATTGAGTGAATGTGTTTATAAAATAGTGCATTTATgagaggaaaaggggggaacaccccctgcccctccaaaaaaaaccccagagaaacAAACTCTGCACTGCTCCAGTCTCCCACTACGGACTTTGAGGGGTGACAAGCGCTCGGAGACAAAACCTTCCGGCTTTGGTCATCGGGAGCAGAAAGTGCCAGCGGGGTTACACCGGGCTGTGCTTCCAGTGCTGCCTCGGGCCTTCCAGTCTGATAGGATCCCAAATCCCTATGGTTCGTGGCGGTCTCTTGCTACCAGCATAGTGGATCTTGTCAGGGATTTGGGTGGCGACTTGGGGAGGGCACCTCCCTCGAGCTGGGAGAGGGGGCAAAGGGCCGAGTCCGTGGAGCTCAGCCACGGCTGGCAGTGCTGACAGTGCTCAAGTGGATGGATACGGGCTGTGTTGTTCAAGTTCAAGTCAGGGATACAAGTTACTCATGCAAAGAGGGAACAAAACCACCACATTCTGCTGGGCAGGTGGCTGAGGGGCGAAAACAGGTTTCGAGGGGCAGGCAGCCCATCTGCAAGTATccagtttcttttcctgcttacTATGCAATGTAGAGCTTTgaacttctgcttttccttggaGATAGAGAGGAGCACTGTCTTTACCCAGTCCTTAGGAACTGACCcctctcccagtgtccctgACCGTCAGTTAACAGGTAAGGACACCTATTTGCTGCTATGGACTCGACTTACCTTTCAGATTGTTCCTTTCTATTTCTTgcccctcttcctttctcccgGGTCACCAGACACAATTTTACTATAAACACATCCTTTTTGGATAGTTGtgtttttccttgctgccctGTCCTCCTTTCCTGCCTGCCAGAGTGCTGTTACTGTACATAGCCCCCCTTTTAGTTGGATTATTTAAGGAGCTGCAGCACGAACAGAGATTCCTAGCTTTTTTCTCCACCAAAACATTCCCTTTTGCGCCCAATCTCAGTGAAGTTTCCTTCACTGCTGGTAGCAGTTGTCTCTTTTTCCATCCCTCACTCCTAAAACCACTAGCAGTTTTATGGATGCCCGTTGTCTTTTCCTGGGTATCTTCTCTTTTAACATGAGACTAACATTGGTGATTTTCAGTGTTAAACCTTCTtatttccctgctttccctATGGTTTCCTCTTGCCAGGTTCAGTTTGCAGCCTAGGAAAAGATCCAATTACCTTATTTTGTTGGAAGAACCAATTCCCCAAATTCTTCATAGAATATTGTATTTTTAGGggagattaattttttatagCCACTAAACTATACTCATTATTTTTGTACGTTTGCAACTTGGGGACATTTTTCCGAGCCATGTCGTGGAGGGAACACTTATTTTTCATGGCTGTTTGACTGCTTAGGAATGCTGTGGTTGTGTGGTGTAGAGGCACATCCCTTGATGTGCcctgggagagagagaaggatgCAATAAAAATGAGCGAGGTTTCAGTAAAAATGAACAAGGTTTCCGTAAAAGGCCATTCttgaaggcaaaaagaaaaaaaaaaaaaaatccgaaAGCGACACTAACCTTTCCTCCTTTAGAATCCTGAAATACGTGGGAGAAAATGCAGTGTAAAGCATAAAATGCAAGGAGAGAACCCTTACTGTGAGCTAACTGTGCCAATGCCGCTTCAGTTTGTAGTCACTGAcggagatttcagttttaaatgaaaacagcttttgATTAAAAAAGAGTAAGTTGAATGTCTGAAAATCCACACCGTGTTTATTTGAGAGTTGTAAATAATGTATACAGATGGTTGTATGTGATGGGGCAGAATATTTAAAtcctagggttttttttttcaataagaaACTGAAGGCTGTttataagagaaaataaatagctATGTTTGACCATGACtgtctttatttccttcttgGACTTGCTCCTCAATGATCTCCTACTTGTAAATAGattcccccctcctcctgcccctgtaTATTGTAAACATCTCACCACGACACACCCAAGGATGTTGTTGGGCCAGGTGCAGACTCTGCTTTtggccctgcccagcagcacaggtgcctctttttggcttttctttcttccaaaagCCTCCTGTGACCCCAACAGCTGGAGCGCTGCAGCTTTCCTGCCCTCCCATCCCCGATGGGGTTCTGAAGTGCCCTGCCCCGTGGTAAGTCCCTCACGCATGTGGCTGGAGGGCAGTTTGGGAAAAGGTGGTTTAAAATCTGGCTTTTACTTCCACTTTACACACAAATCTGGGGTCACGTGTGCCCCGCTGCTCATGCCCATCTCCTATGGCTCAGGATTTTCCCTGTGTTACTTGGTTCTCGGGTTTGGTGTCTGACAGGTTTTAGAGTTTCAGAGAATCCCACCacggtttggtttggaaggcacctcaaagcccatcgcattccagcccctgccgtgggcagggacaccttccactatcccaggctgctccaaggcccatccaacccggccttggacatCTCCAGGAATCcgggggcagccacagctgctctgggcagcctgtgccggggcctccccaccctcacagggaaggattcctttcTGAAGTAAAGAATTCCAGCCTAAAGTcaagaattccttcctgaaGTTAAGTAGTTCttcctaaatattttcagtaacagCCCCCTAAATTCGAGCGCCGCCGATCTCCTTTAAACCCAGCTCGCGTGACATTCCTGGAGGCGTTTTTAAGGCAATCGGTGGCCGAGGGGTGCCTCCGTCTCCTTTCCCGGTCCCTTTGTCCTGCGGGGCGGCACCGGGGGCACCCTGAGCGCGGGAGCGGCTCGTGCCACGGCTCTGACCGCCATCGATGCGCTCCGCCTGCGGCTGCTCTTGCCTGCGGCGGGATCGGCAGCGGCGCGAGCCGGTGACGTCAGCGGCCGCTCCGGTGGCCCCGCCGCTGTCGCGCGCCAAATTTGAAGGCTGCGCGCGCGGGGCTGGGCTCGCGCCCCCTCAGGCGAGGCTCGcgccctcccccctcccccccctccgCCCCCTCAGGCGCCCTCGCGCCCCCTCAGGCCGCCATGGCCACCCCGCCCAAGCGCAGCAGGCCCGACGGCCGCCTCAAGAAGGTCGCCGTGGAGGGCAACATCGGTGAGTCGGCGCCTCTCACCTACGCGGGGGAAGGGAcggggaaggaaggggagaatTGGCGAGGGCTGGAGGGAGAGGCGGCTCCCGCGGCGCTCGGTGCTTTCGGCCATGTCTCGGGGAGGCACAGCTCCGCAGACTgcactgcctgcctgcctttctgcttcctttcttcttttctttccttccctttgttCCTTAgcttctcccttccttccccttcatctcctcctttcccccttttctccctctACCCCTCTCATCCCCCTccatcctccctccccccccgtTCCTTGTATGAGGGCTCTTCCCACCACGGCAGAGCGGGGCAACAGGGGTGCTTCCACAAGATTTTCCTGGCCGTTTCCCCCGGTGAAAGGCTTTTAGTCAGGTCTGGAGGCACAAACAAGCCAATTCATAATGTCAGAGACTTTACCTTGACGCCGTAAAAATGACGAGATTTGAGAGGGCAAAAAAGAAACGCTTTCTATTACAGTTTTTGACTGATTCACCTGTTTGGTGTTGAAGTCCTGCTTAAGCTTTTTCCCACGTCTTTCCTGATTGTGGTGTAAAACACCCGGAATCACGGAATCTCCCGAGTTGGGAGGGATCCACGAGGATCTCTGAAtcccactcctggccctgcacagcacacctcAAAATATCACCAGGTGCCTGGGAGCGTTGTCAAACCTCCTTAAATTCAGATAAAGAAAAACCCTGTTGCTCCATTAATTGATGTGGAACATGACGGGTGTGGGAGACTGACTTACGGGGATGGAAGGCAGAGTTGAACACTAGTTAAATAACACCACTGTGGGTGGTTTCTCACTGACGTGGTTCCTGAATGCTTTTCCTACAGCTGCAGGGAAATCCACCTTTGTGAATATTCTGAAACAAGCCAATGAGGAGTGGGAAGTGGTTCCTGAACCTGTAGCTAGATGGTGCAATGTCCAGCAAGGCTCTGGAGATGACTGTgaggtaaaagagaaaaaaaagtccgGTGTTCCTCTAATTTCAGAATACCAGTGTATCCAACAGACTGGGTGTTTTTCAGGCTCTGTGTGATAGGAACACTTTTGCTGATTGCTCTCGCAATGTCTGAGTTCCTCCTTTCCAGTTTGTTGGGTTATTATGGAGTACATGTTATTCATCATCGGATGTAATTTCTAAAAGTGGTAAAGAGTTACAAGAGTTACTTGTAGCCACTGTGAACTAACCAGGTGAGCACGGATGCTTGTTCCTGTGCCATGGAAAGCGTGCTCTGAAACATCTAAGGAAGTTGAGAACTGCTGCTAACTTGGTTAtagtggtggggttttttcccagctaCCTGTAATTCCATTGGCAGTCCAGCTGCTACTTCCTGTGCAAGTGGCTTTTGGGGGACTGGAGATGTTTTCTAGACCTGGCAAAAAGCACGATGTATTTTGGTTCACTCAGTGTAAAATGTAACGGGGACGTGTTGCTGCTGACTTCTCCTCAGCTGCATTTTTTGGGAGTTAGAGAgtgctctgtttttttccctgtgactCCAGGAGCTGACCACATCACAGAAGAGTGGTGGGAATGTGCTGCGGATGATGTATGAGAAGCCGGAGAGGTGGGCTTTCACCTTCCAGACGTACGCGTGCCTCAGCAGGATCCGGGCTCAGCTCAACTCCCTGGATGGCAAACTCCGGGATGCGCAGAATCCTGCGGTCTTCTTTGAGCGCTCCGTCTACAGTGACAGGTGTGTGGGGCTGGAGTCCTCAAGGTGCAGGTGAAAGTTCTGCCAAGTcaaatcacagaattccagaatagCTGGGGTTGGAGGGGAGctctggagatcacccagtccaagCCCCcagccaaggcagggtcacccagagcaggtgacGCAGGAatgcatccaggtgggtttggaatgtctccagagagggagactccatgacctccctgggcagctgttccagcgctctgccaccctcatggaaagaagctcttcctcatgttcaggtgggacttcttgtgttttagtttatgaccaacaaaaaaaatgcaaaaataaatgcctCATCCTGTGTTTCTGGATTCAAAAGGTGAGACTTGACAACTGAATCCCACCCTGTAATCCTTAGGTGTTGGAATATATTGCAAATAataatgtgttttaatttattgtAAGTAAATGACCCAGTGTACGAGCCAGTTGTGTCCTGTGGGTTATTCCTGCGTACCTGAGCTGCAAATGTTGGTGGTCTTCAtgcacacagctccaggaggagaATACTGGCTGTGTTTAGTTTCACTCCGAGAGTTTTTCAGAGATGCTGCAGTGTTACCACTCAGCTTCTTCTCTAGTTGCTGTACTTAAGGCAAACCAAGTGATTCCTGCGTCCAAGAGAATTTTTGTTTCCATCACTTTAATGTCCACAGATACATCTTTGCTGCTAATTTATACGAGTCTGATTGCATGAACGAGACCGAGTGGAGAATTTACCAGGACTGGCATGACTGGATGAATAAACAGTTTGGCTCGAGGCTGGCGCTGGATGGGATCATTTACCTCCGAGCCACCCCTGAGGTGAGGCGTACGAATTGTGACCGCACAGAGAACAAGTCTGTGTTCTGGGCCTTGCCCCTCGTGGTTAGGGTTCAGCTCAGGCTGCCCTGTTCCCCTGAAGGCTGCAATACTTGAGCTGTGACTAAGTCTggaagtacttaaaaaaaatgttcttgcaAATGTGGACTGCGTGTATTAAAGTCAACCGTGATGGTAATGATTTGCTAGTTTTATAAATGGAATGCATGAGAACAGTAAACCAGAAAATACTGCTGGAATAAAGCAAGCAACTCCAGGAAAGTACAGAGTAGCTGTAGGAGTAGCTGTTACATAGGGAATATGTACAGGGAATACATACAGCTGTACAGGGGATAGATACAACAGTTTACAGCAATGTTGGAGCTGATGTGGGCGTGGTCTGTGAAGCCCCTACACCTGCGGCGATGGGGCTAAGCCGCCCCGTATGTGAGGCCTTATGGCCGTGCTTTGATCTTGGGCCATCTAATACTTGGTTAAAATGAGAGAACAGAATAATATCTCTTTTGAGTATGAAATTTGCTTGAACAAGAGAAAAACGAGAGTTTAAAAGAGTTCTAATGAACTTACAGGTCACTTCCGTATTTCCTTGCTTCCAGCTTCTATGTCCTCAGTTTTGTTATGGTTGTAAAAAACTGTGGACTGTAACATGCTGGAGTAACTCTgagggctttttgtttttctattgaAGAAAAGCACGTATATTTTAATTACAAAGTGCAACACTTAAGCAATTTTGGCGTGTTGTTGAGATTTTAGGTGTGCTCAGAACGGGAACAAATGATTTAAACATTGTAAAACAGTTCCTAAGAGACAGAAACATATAGTGAGATTTTGAAATGCTCGTCTGTAACATCAAATGGATACTTCTGTGCTCTTGGCATGCAATACaccaatttatttatttttatttaatatcttttgCCTTTAGAAATGCTTGAATAGGATTTACTTGCGTGGAAGAGATGAAGAACAAGAAATCCCCATTGAATATCTGGAGAAGCTTCACTACAAACATGAAAGTTGGCTCCAGCACAGGACACTGCGGTAGGGTTTGTCGAATGGTTCCTTGAGGATGGATAAGTCTTTGTGAGGATGTTCCACAGTGCTTTTTCCACCAGtgaaatttcagcttttcttatGATATGTAAATCTAAACTGCAGGCCCATTTCTATCAGTGTTTCCTTAGTAGTAGTGTCTTTCCAGCATGTTCATTATTGCTTGGACAtgcagcctgcagagctctgagcagcagaggCTTCAGCTGAACTCTCTTTAATACGGTCTTCTGTTATTCAGTTAggtgctgggggagcagagTGTCCAGGAATGACTGATGTATCCCAGGAGCCACGCTGTAAATTCATCATTCCTGGCTCTAATTTATAGATGCAGTTTTTTCTGTGGGATTCTTAACAATGAAAATGCTGACAGGGATTTGAATGCTCTCTGCTTTACTTCCAGCTACTAATATTTGCTTTGTTCCTCTCCCAATACAGAACAGACTTTGACTATCTACAGGAAATTCCAATTTTAACGCTCGATGTTAACGAAGACTTCAAAGGCAAAAAGGACAGATATGATCACATGATCGAAAAGGTAAAATTTCACAAGCAGAACTAACTGATGATTCAGGTTGCTGTAGAAATACACTTCACTGTCTAATCATCCTTCTAAAATATGTAAATCACAGAGTTCCATTCAGTTAATGAACAGTTTTACAGCCTACTGCAACACATATTTTAAAGCTAGGCCAAACATTTACCATTTAACTGCTCAGGTGTTCAGTACTTGAATCCCAATGGGATTCAAGTGAGGACAGCTTCTCTTTGATCTGAGTAGCTGCAATGTCTTACAGACCTCAGCAATGGCTTGCACATGTTTTTCCATTCTTCAGAAATAAACTGTTCCCTcacaagaaaagcagctttgtcCTTTGATCTCCATTGATCCACCCAAGAGTGGAAGTGTTCGCCTGATTAAAACCAGTCTTCCTGCTCGAGCTTGTTAATCGATGGAGTGACCGGACATGGCAGCTGTGGAAGGGAGCGTGCTTCCCGTCTGCACAAGATGACATAAGGCCAGGCTTGGGGAACTTAGTATGGGTGTTGGAGGAGTTTACTCCGGGGTAGCTGTCAGGTTGTCTGGGAACAGCCTATGCCCTGTGTTGGCCCTATTTTTTGGCATTTCCTAAATGGAGCCAGGGAAGAGGTACACTTGATGAGGCTGGGTGCATTGGGCTTTGTGGGGACCCAGACCATGTGTCCTTCCTTCTCACCTCTGTTGTGATGCTCATCCTGAAACTGTGCCTGGTGTGTAAATCTTGACAGGGTTCTCCACGCAGGATTACTGGTGCTACTCTCTGAAGTGGAGGGTGGCTTTCTCGTGGTGCCTTTCAAGTTGGTCTTGGCACAGTTACGTGTTGCCCTCTCTACAGGAAGGGATTTgacctcttcttttttcccccgcCTCCTTGAGCCCTGacctgggaagggaagggtca
Proteins encoded in this region:
- the DCK gene encoding deoxycytidine kinase — translated: MATPPKRSRPDGRLKKVAVEGNIAAGKSTFVNILKQANEEWEVVPEPVARWCNVQQGSGDDCEELTTSQKSGGNVLRMMYEKPERWAFTFQTYACLSRIRAQLNSLDGKLRDAQNPAVFFERSVYSDRYIFAANLYESDCMNETEWRIYQDWHDWMNKQFGSRLALDGIIYLRATPEKCLNRIYLRGRDEEQEIPIEYLEKLHYKHESWLQHRTLRTDFDYLQEIPILTLDVNEDFKGKKDRYDHMIEKVKEFLTML